A genomic region of Stigmatopora nigra isolate UIUO_SnigA chromosome 16, RoL_Snig_1.1, whole genome shotgun sequence contains the following coding sequences:
- the zfhx2 gene encoding uncharacterized protein zfhx2 isoform X1, with amino-acid sequence MDQASLSQHLTEQHSVLPTCVDKLLNIGVRSEEKGGAPILKVAVCSQVGPSEEIVSEFQLPSIDAPHQFCDREMEEDRTSDGEGGEDELERGDEAFEKIAIEYEDMANGKEMSSSKNCLPAENIAQFKCNACQETFLSRTALSVHYYSASHIQRMTTIQGREIDCSAPSSHVLSRPYITNKPYQCSICRVSYNHSITLESHMKSVLHQTRCRNAVNNAGSLGSCGGSNPNAPNTTVNTSASGTSELETSNSSPSAGTMTVTTRSDEEHIQTSQVSPPSLITRPTPSAQAVSAFLTLLTSSPNPPSNPQLSSLFAPSRPTGSNGAQIVPQPQMVMPFILNGLQTLPTQHSKENQSGHLLTQCVPFIGLNTAQQTLLTQRLSLLQNQWPTVALPTNVPRALESMKQENILKQTEHTIDRESIKTEGPEECCLKTESEVQDESNEEIWKMSTHSSTSAHQIDVKKDDSISQNVSPVAIAKSLHINPSHSTLMPTNPMNLNLTVSPDSTPQKLQTATSPFRCGTPKSNLVSNAFTKQLWLNCDTSESVYPELPVLSVFQSEVLWAFFESRSAADAASPPHEDCEALSREVGLSEEEVREWLCRARHAKQRQKVTELAPPNDSSVLASTTHSKQKDFDDEERSLIITKKDAVVSDCQVIDLSRTRGQSRQRGEGRDGQGDSCLTSDSENEAYTSVIVTDEESLNGGFQETLESPTKDQVQFSIHCEKGSAGGKVLRSTTVFQSDVEDEDEDAGDANLKSGKKKRKGEFEHEVEVKRERLDPDVDLELEAQGDPPSSLPYISPDLNSSVPLHSLPLSVAPFSAQFISPYVVSLTPSLVGVGSKVPVFATPPSVSCFSSSLVSQSLSPVSQSSQYLSNSDFETALDLSMGKNNSSTSVADKISAKKGQLLDGLGLRPTTQSLVVVQVKPECLTTMPSLYSHGNQVNCNNQTKTSIYTRPDEKINTTLRDNDKEKDKEQEQQQRKVKGKRYRDMRRSRTIIQAEQLDILYGCYFKDPNPGKHEFEQISEWVHLPKKVVQIWFQNMRARERKGEVRFISDGTLAAVGKPLIKFTWPLSKPIFSNKPVSNNTGCITTAPIVRTLIKTDSKAVVVKKNTPIPIKPKEVVSAASVVSSSASLIPKTKLETTSNITMVKVASSIVPNLSTSPKEIIPINPRANQQKKDESEEEKTDDEMDNENEKTPHVTNRMVPKLPTTPINNRPSSTTVLPQKPNGLSYWTPKIPIKINTLSREQLALPTHTHPRTIPPPPTPRIAPVSPNTPNSLKVTRSCTPIQSKSSSTENNFLGHSSSRRPRTHLSCLQLSILQSCYETCAHPNAMECEAIGAELNLPLKVVQIWFQNTRAKEKRWKIQQEKLALQNGGKLFMSSGSYLQYNALKANRPILPKPVQFTITESPASPLAGRSLPSETLTGCCEVCKVSFESRAAARAHVFSSLHLAKLRTTNFGQPTGLINKNGAGNGGSGVPNMSLQVCHSSKVNGPNVSSGGVVVIELPPSAPTSNS; translated from the exons TTGCAGTTTGTTCACAAGTGGGGCCATCTGAAGAAATCGTCTCCGAATTCCAACTACCTTCTATAGACGCTCCTCATCAGTTTTGTGACCGGGAAATGGAAGAAGACAGAACGTCGGACGGAGAGGGTGGCGAAGATGAACTGGAGCGAGGAGATGAGGCATTTGAAAAAATTGCCATTGAATATGAAGACATGGCAAACGGCAAAGAAATGTCTTCTAGTAAAAATTGCCTTCCTGCTGAAAACATTGCTCAATTCAAATGTAATGCCTGCCAGGAAACATTTCTTAGCAGAACTGCCCTAAGTGTTCATTACTACTCTGCTTCACACATCCAGAGAATGACAACTATACAAGGTAGGGAAATTGACTGTTCTGCTCCTTCTTCCCATGTCCTTTCTCGGCCATATATAACAAACAAGCCCTACCAGTGTTCTATATGCAGAGTGTCCTACAATCATTCCATCACCCTCGAGAGCCACATGAAATCTGTTTTACACCAAACACGCTGCAGAAATGCGGTTAATAATGCAGGTTCCCTTGGTAGTTGTGGAGGGAGCAATCCCAATGCGCCAAACACCACAGTGAACACTTCTGCCAGTGGAACCAGTGAATTGGAAACATCCAACAGCTCTCCTTCTGCTGGAACCATGACAGTGACTACACGAAGTGATGAAGAGCACATACAAACTTCGCAAGTGTCCCCCCCCTCCCTCATCACCCGCCCTACACCCTCAGCTCAGGCGGTCTCAGCCTTTCTCACCCTCCTTACATCCAGCCCTAACCCCCCTTCAAACCCCCAACTTTCCTCCCTATTTGCACCTAGCCGCCCTACTGGCTCTAATGGAGCTCAGATTGTGCCTCAGCCTCAAATGGTCATGCCCTTCATCTTGAATGGGCTCCAAACCCTGCCAACCCAGCATTCTAAAGAGAACCAGTCAGGGCACCTTCTTACCCAGTGTGTGCCATTTATAGGTCTCAACACAGCACAGCAAACCCTCCTGACCCAAAGACTTAGTTTGTTACAGAATCAATGGCCAACTGTTGCGCTTCCAACTAATGTACCAAGAGCTTTGGAGAGTATGAAGCAGGAGAATATTTTAAAGCAGACTGAACACACTATTGATAGGGAAAGCATAAAAACTGAAGGGCCTGAAGAGTGTTGTCTTAAGACAGAAAGCGAAGTGCAAGATGAGAGTAATGAAGAAATTTGGAAGATGTCTACGCATAGTAGTACTTCGGCCCATCAGATAGATGTAAAAAAGGATGACTCAATAAGTCAAAATGTCTCCCCAGTTGCCATAGCAAAAAGCCTCCATATCAACCCCTCTCACTCTACATTAATGCCTACCAACCCTATGAATTTGAACCTCACGGTTAGCCCCGATTCTACGCCACAAAAATTACAAACAGCAACAAGTCCTTTTAGATGTGGTACCCCCAAATCTAACCTAGTTTCAAATGCCTTCACCAAACAGCTTTGGCTAAATTGTGATACCTCGGAGTCTGTTTATCCTGAACTTCCCGTGTTGTCAGTGTTTCAGTCTGAGGTCCTTTGGGCTTTTTTTGAATCACGAAGTGCGGCTGACGCTGCTAGTCCTCCTCATGAAGACTGCGAGGCACTGAGTAGAGAGGTAGGGCTTTCAGAAGAAGAGGTACGCGAGTGGCTTTGCCGAGCCAGACATGCCAAACAGAGACAGAAGGTCACAGAGCTTGCACCTCCTAATGACTCCTCGGTACTTGCAAGCACTACTCATAGCAAACAAAAGGATTTTGATGATGAAGAACGCTCCTTGATTATTACAAAAAAGGATGCCGTTGTGTCCGATTGTCAGGTTATTGATTTGTCTCGCACCAGGGGGCAAAGTAGACAGAGAGGTGAAGGGAGAGATGGTCAGGGAGATTCATGTCTGACTTCTGACTCTGAAAATGAGGCGTACACCTCTGTTATTGTGACAGATGAAGAAAGTCTAAATGGTGGTTTTCAGGAGACCTTGGAAAGCCCTACAAAAGATCAAGTACAATTTTCTATTCATTGTGAAAAAGGTTCAGCTGGAGGAAAGGTTTTGCGCTCTACAACAGTGTTTCAGTCTGATGTggaggatgaagatgaagatgcTGGGGATGCTAATTTAAAgtctggaaagaaaaaaaggaaaggggaATTTGAACATGAGGTAGAGGTGAAGAGGGAGAGACTGGATCCTGATGTGGACCTTGAATTGGAAGCCCAAGGAGATCCCCCAAGTTCGCTGCCCTATATCTCTCCTGACCTGAATTCAAGTGTCCCGCTTCACTCCCTTCCTCTGTCTGTCGCCCCTTTCTCAGCACAATTCATTAGCCCCTATGTCGTCTCACTAACACCATCTTTGGTTGGAGTTGGGAGCAAAGTACCGGTCTTTGCCACCCCACCTTCAGTTAGTTGTTTCTCCAGTTCTCTAGTTTCTCAATCACTCTCTCCTGTTAGCCAATCCTCTCAATACTTGTCCAATAGCGACTTTGAGACTGCACTTGACCTTAGCATGGGAAAAAACAATTCTTCCACATCTGTGGCCGACAAAATATCAGCAAAAAAAGGTCAGTTGTTGGATGGGCTTGGCCTGAGGCCCACGACTCAGAGTCTAGTTGTTGTCCAGGTCAAACCTGAATGTCTGACTACCATGCCTTCTTTGTATAGTCATGGAAATCAAGTCAACTGCAATAACCAGACAAAGACTAGTATTTACACTAGGCCAGATGAGAAAATAAACACCACACTGCGTGATAACGATAAAGAGAAGGATAAGGAACAAGAGCAACAGCAGAGAAAGGTGAAAGGGAAAAGGTATCGTGATATGCGACGTTCCAGAACCATTATACAAGCTGAACAACTTGACATACTGTATGGATGCTATTTCAAAGATCCCAACCCTGGGAAACATGAGTTTGAACAAATTTCAGagtgggttcaccttcccaaaAAAGTTGTTCAGATATGGTTCCAGAATATGCGGGCAAGAGAACGGAAAGGTGAAGTTCGATTTATCAGTGACGGCACCCTGGCAGCAGTTGGAAAACCACTCATCAAATTTACCTGGCCGCTTTCCAAACCCATTTTTTCAAACAAGCCTGTATCAAACAATACTGGCTGCATCACAACAGCTCCAATTGTGCGCACCCTCATCAAGACAGACAGCAAAGCtgttgtagttaaaaaaaacactcctatTCCAATCAAGCCCAAGGAAGTTGTTTCTGCTGCCTCTGTGGTGAGCAGCAGTGCCTCTTTGATCCCAAAGACCAAGCTTGAAACCACCAGCAACATAACGATGGTCAAAGTCGCATCCAGCATAGTTCCCAACCTCTCAACATCTCCCAAGGAAATTATCCCCATTAACCCCAGAGCAAATCAGCAGAAGAAAGACGAAAGTGAGGAGGAGAAAACAGATGATGAGATGGACAATGAGAATGAAAAGACACCTCACGTAACCAACCGCATGGTGCCCAAGTTGCCCACAACGCCAATTAATAATAGACCTTCTTCCACGACTGTGTTGCCCCAAAAACCAAATGGCCTTAGCTACTGGACCCCTAAAATCCCAATTAAGATCAACACACTATCACGGGAACAACTTGCTCTTCCTACTCACACGCATCCTCGAACCATACCCCCTCCTCCAACCCCCAGGATTGCACCAGTCAGCCCAAATACCCCTAACTCATTGAAGGTGACCCGCTCATGCACCCCAATTCAGAGTAAATCAAGTTCCACAGAAAACAATTTTTTGGGCCACTCTTCAAGCCGCAGGCCACGTACACACTTGTCCTGCCTTCAGCTCTCAATTTTGCAGTCCTGTTATGAGACATGTGCCCACCCAAATGCCATGGAGTGCGAGGCTATTGGTGCAGAGCTTAATCTGCCTCTCAAGGTCGTGCAAATCTGGTTTCAAAACACGAGAGCTAAAGAGAAGCGCTGGAAGATACAGCAAGAGAAACTG GCTCTTCAAAATGGTGGGAAGCTGTTCATGAGTTCAGGAAGTTACTTGCAGTACAATGCTCTCAAAGCCAACCGACCCATCTTGCCCAAACCTGTTCAGTTCACCATCACAGAGTCTCCTGCTTCCCCGTTGGCCGGCCGGTCATTACCCAGCGAAACCCTGACTGGCTGTTGTGAGGTTTG
- the zfhx2 gene encoding uncharacterized protein zfhx2 isoform X2: MEEDRTSDGEGGEDELERGDEAFEKIAIEYEDMANGKEMSSSKNCLPAENIAQFKCNACQETFLSRTALSVHYYSASHIQRMTTIQGREIDCSAPSSHVLSRPYITNKPYQCSICRVSYNHSITLESHMKSVLHQTRCRNAVNNAGSLGSCGGSNPNAPNTTVNTSASGTSELETSNSSPSAGTMTVTTRSDEEHIQTSQVSPPSLITRPTPSAQAVSAFLTLLTSSPNPPSNPQLSSLFAPSRPTGSNGAQIVPQPQMVMPFILNGLQTLPTQHSKENQSGHLLTQCVPFIGLNTAQQTLLTQRLSLLQNQWPTVALPTNVPRALESMKQENILKQTEHTIDRESIKTEGPEECCLKTESEVQDESNEEIWKMSTHSSTSAHQIDVKKDDSISQNVSPVAIAKSLHINPSHSTLMPTNPMNLNLTVSPDSTPQKLQTATSPFRCGTPKSNLVSNAFTKQLWLNCDTSESVYPELPVLSVFQSEVLWAFFESRSAADAASPPHEDCEALSREVGLSEEEVREWLCRARHAKQRQKVTELAPPNDSSVLASTTHSKQKDFDDEERSLIITKKDAVVSDCQVIDLSRTRGQSRQRGEGRDGQGDSCLTSDSENEAYTSVIVTDEESLNGGFQETLESPTKDQVQFSIHCEKGSAGGKVLRSTTVFQSDVEDEDEDAGDANLKSGKKKRKGEFEHEVEVKRERLDPDVDLELEAQGDPPSSLPYISPDLNSSVPLHSLPLSVAPFSAQFISPYVVSLTPSLVGVGSKVPVFATPPSVSCFSSSLVSQSLSPVSQSSQYLSNSDFETALDLSMGKNNSSTSVADKISAKKGQLLDGLGLRPTTQSLVVVQVKPECLTTMPSLYSHGNQVNCNNQTKTSIYTRPDEKINTTLRDNDKEKDKEQEQQQRKVKGKRYRDMRRSRTIIQAEQLDILYGCYFKDPNPGKHEFEQISEWVHLPKKVVQIWFQNMRARERKGEVRFISDGTLAAVGKPLIKFTWPLSKPIFSNKPVSNNTGCITTAPIVRTLIKTDSKAVVVKKNTPIPIKPKEVVSAASVVSSSASLIPKTKLETTSNITMVKVASSIVPNLSTSPKEIIPINPRANQQKKDESEEEKTDDEMDNENEKTPHVTNRMVPKLPTTPINNRPSSTTVLPQKPNGLSYWTPKIPIKINTLSREQLALPTHTHPRTIPPPPTPRIAPVSPNTPNSLKVTRSCTPIQSKSSSTENNFLGHSSSRRPRTHLSCLQLSILQSCYETCAHPNAMECEAIGAELNLPLKVVQIWFQNTRAKEKRWKIQQEKLALQNGGKLFMSSGSYLQYNALKANRPILPKPVQFTITESPASPLAGRSLPSETLTGCCEVCKVSFESRAAARAHVFSSLHLAKLRTTNFGQPTGLINKNGAGNGGSGVPNMSLQVCHSSKVNGPNVSSGGVVVIELPPSAPTSNS, encoded by the exons ATGGAAGAAGACAGAACGTCGGACGGAGAGGGTGGCGAAGATGAACTGGAGCGAGGAGATGAGGCATTTGAAAAAATTGCCATTGAATATGAAGACATGGCAAACGGCAAAGAAATGTCTTCTAGTAAAAATTGCCTTCCTGCTGAAAACATTGCTCAATTCAAATGTAATGCCTGCCAGGAAACATTTCTTAGCAGAACTGCCCTAAGTGTTCATTACTACTCTGCTTCACACATCCAGAGAATGACAACTATACAAGGTAGGGAAATTGACTGTTCTGCTCCTTCTTCCCATGTCCTTTCTCGGCCATATATAACAAACAAGCCCTACCAGTGTTCTATATGCAGAGTGTCCTACAATCATTCCATCACCCTCGAGAGCCACATGAAATCTGTTTTACACCAAACACGCTGCAGAAATGCGGTTAATAATGCAGGTTCCCTTGGTAGTTGTGGAGGGAGCAATCCCAATGCGCCAAACACCACAGTGAACACTTCTGCCAGTGGAACCAGTGAATTGGAAACATCCAACAGCTCTCCTTCTGCTGGAACCATGACAGTGACTACACGAAGTGATGAAGAGCACATACAAACTTCGCAAGTGTCCCCCCCCTCCCTCATCACCCGCCCTACACCCTCAGCTCAGGCGGTCTCAGCCTTTCTCACCCTCCTTACATCCAGCCCTAACCCCCCTTCAAACCCCCAACTTTCCTCCCTATTTGCACCTAGCCGCCCTACTGGCTCTAATGGAGCTCAGATTGTGCCTCAGCCTCAAATGGTCATGCCCTTCATCTTGAATGGGCTCCAAACCCTGCCAACCCAGCATTCTAAAGAGAACCAGTCAGGGCACCTTCTTACCCAGTGTGTGCCATTTATAGGTCTCAACACAGCACAGCAAACCCTCCTGACCCAAAGACTTAGTTTGTTACAGAATCAATGGCCAACTGTTGCGCTTCCAACTAATGTACCAAGAGCTTTGGAGAGTATGAAGCAGGAGAATATTTTAAAGCAGACTGAACACACTATTGATAGGGAAAGCATAAAAACTGAAGGGCCTGAAGAGTGTTGTCTTAAGACAGAAAGCGAAGTGCAAGATGAGAGTAATGAAGAAATTTGGAAGATGTCTACGCATAGTAGTACTTCGGCCCATCAGATAGATGTAAAAAAGGATGACTCAATAAGTCAAAATGTCTCCCCAGTTGCCATAGCAAAAAGCCTCCATATCAACCCCTCTCACTCTACATTAATGCCTACCAACCCTATGAATTTGAACCTCACGGTTAGCCCCGATTCTACGCCACAAAAATTACAAACAGCAACAAGTCCTTTTAGATGTGGTACCCCCAAATCTAACCTAGTTTCAAATGCCTTCACCAAACAGCTTTGGCTAAATTGTGATACCTCGGAGTCTGTTTATCCTGAACTTCCCGTGTTGTCAGTGTTTCAGTCTGAGGTCCTTTGGGCTTTTTTTGAATCACGAAGTGCGGCTGACGCTGCTAGTCCTCCTCATGAAGACTGCGAGGCACTGAGTAGAGAGGTAGGGCTTTCAGAAGAAGAGGTACGCGAGTGGCTTTGCCGAGCCAGACATGCCAAACAGAGACAGAAGGTCACAGAGCTTGCACCTCCTAATGACTCCTCGGTACTTGCAAGCACTACTCATAGCAAACAAAAGGATTTTGATGATGAAGAACGCTCCTTGATTATTACAAAAAAGGATGCCGTTGTGTCCGATTGTCAGGTTATTGATTTGTCTCGCACCAGGGGGCAAAGTAGACAGAGAGGTGAAGGGAGAGATGGTCAGGGAGATTCATGTCTGACTTCTGACTCTGAAAATGAGGCGTACACCTCTGTTATTGTGACAGATGAAGAAAGTCTAAATGGTGGTTTTCAGGAGACCTTGGAAAGCCCTACAAAAGATCAAGTACAATTTTCTATTCATTGTGAAAAAGGTTCAGCTGGAGGAAAGGTTTTGCGCTCTACAACAGTGTTTCAGTCTGATGTggaggatgaagatgaagatgcTGGGGATGCTAATTTAAAgtctggaaagaaaaaaaggaaaggggaATTTGAACATGAGGTAGAGGTGAAGAGGGAGAGACTGGATCCTGATGTGGACCTTGAATTGGAAGCCCAAGGAGATCCCCCAAGTTCGCTGCCCTATATCTCTCCTGACCTGAATTCAAGTGTCCCGCTTCACTCCCTTCCTCTGTCTGTCGCCCCTTTCTCAGCACAATTCATTAGCCCCTATGTCGTCTCACTAACACCATCTTTGGTTGGAGTTGGGAGCAAAGTACCGGTCTTTGCCACCCCACCTTCAGTTAGTTGTTTCTCCAGTTCTCTAGTTTCTCAATCACTCTCTCCTGTTAGCCAATCCTCTCAATACTTGTCCAATAGCGACTTTGAGACTGCACTTGACCTTAGCATGGGAAAAAACAATTCTTCCACATCTGTGGCCGACAAAATATCAGCAAAAAAAGGTCAGTTGTTGGATGGGCTTGGCCTGAGGCCCACGACTCAGAGTCTAGTTGTTGTCCAGGTCAAACCTGAATGTCTGACTACCATGCCTTCTTTGTATAGTCATGGAAATCAAGTCAACTGCAATAACCAGACAAAGACTAGTATTTACACTAGGCCAGATGAGAAAATAAACACCACACTGCGTGATAACGATAAAGAGAAGGATAAGGAACAAGAGCAACAGCAGAGAAAGGTGAAAGGGAAAAGGTATCGTGATATGCGACGTTCCAGAACCATTATACAAGCTGAACAACTTGACATACTGTATGGATGCTATTTCAAAGATCCCAACCCTGGGAAACATGAGTTTGAACAAATTTCAGagtgggttcaccttcccaaaAAAGTTGTTCAGATATGGTTCCAGAATATGCGGGCAAGAGAACGGAAAGGTGAAGTTCGATTTATCAGTGACGGCACCCTGGCAGCAGTTGGAAAACCACTCATCAAATTTACCTGGCCGCTTTCCAAACCCATTTTTTCAAACAAGCCTGTATCAAACAATACTGGCTGCATCACAACAGCTCCAATTGTGCGCACCCTCATCAAGACAGACAGCAAAGCtgttgtagttaaaaaaaacactcctatTCCAATCAAGCCCAAGGAAGTTGTTTCTGCTGCCTCTGTGGTGAGCAGCAGTGCCTCTTTGATCCCAAAGACCAAGCTTGAAACCACCAGCAACATAACGATGGTCAAAGTCGCATCCAGCATAGTTCCCAACCTCTCAACATCTCCCAAGGAAATTATCCCCATTAACCCCAGAGCAAATCAGCAGAAGAAAGACGAAAGTGAGGAGGAGAAAACAGATGATGAGATGGACAATGAGAATGAAAAGACACCTCACGTAACCAACCGCATGGTGCCCAAGTTGCCCACAACGCCAATTAATAATAGACCTTCTTCCACGACTGTGTTGCCCCAAAAACCAAATGGCCTTAGCTACTGGACCCCTAAAATCCCAATTAAGATCAACACACTATCACGGGAACAACTTGCTCTTCCTACTCACACGCATCCTCGAACCATACCCCCTCCTCCAACCCCCAGGATTGCACCAGTCAGCCCAAATACCCCTAACTCATTGAAGGTGACCCGCTCATGCACCCCAATTCAGAGTAAATCAAGTTCCACAGAAAACAATTTTTTGGGCCACTCTTCAAGCCGCAGGCCACGTACACACTTGTCCTGCCTTCAGCTCTCAATTTTGCAGTCCTGTTATGAGACATGTGCCCACCCAAATGCCATGGAGTGCGAGGCTATTGGTGCAGAGCTTAATCTGCCTCTCAAGGTCGTGCAAATCTGGTTTCAAAACACGAGAGCTAAAGAGAAGCGCTGGAAGATACAGCAAGAGAAACTG GCTCTTCAAAATGGTGGGAAGCTGTTCATGAGTTCAGGAAGTTACTTGCAGTACAATGCTCTCAAAGCCAACCGACCCATCTTGCCCAAACCTGTTCAGTTCACCATCACAGAGTCTCCTGCTTCCCCGTTGGCCGGCCGGTCATTACCCAGCGAAACCCTGACTGGCTGTTGTGAGGTTTG